Proteins encoded by one window of Chryseobacterium sp. POL2:
- a CDS encoding PaaI family thioesterase → MTAEKRQLIEKSFNNSETLKFYKANLEKLDKDFISIKIPKQEMMTRKAGMFNGAMMASLVDVSSGYAAVSHYEDDCYVVTVELKVNYLRPAIGEALLSKSYVVKGGKSISVIRTEIYCISDNGKESHVATSLVTMMRLK, encoded by the coding sequence ATGACAGCTGAGAAACGACAACTTATAGAAAAAAGTTTTAACAATTCGGAAACGCTCAAATTTTACAAAGCAAACTTAGAAAAGCTTGACAAGGATTTTATATCGATAAAAATCCCGAAACAAGAGATGATGACGCGCAAAGCGGGCATGTTCAACGGTGCAATGATGGCTTCATTGGTTGATGTGTCGTCTGGTTATGCTGCTGTTAGTCATTACGAAGACGATTGCTATGTTGTGACCGTAGAACTAAAAGTTAATTATCTGAGACCTGCAATTGGTGAAGCTTTACTAAGTAAATCCTATGTGGTGAAAGGCGGAAAAAGTATCAGTGTTATCCGTACGGAAATCTATTGCATCAGTGACAACGGAAAAGAGTCGCATGTTGCCACTTCTCTTGTAACCATGATGCGTTTAAAATAA
- a CDS encoding type IA DNA topoisomerase, producing MKLCIAEKPSVARDIAKVLGADMPKQGYYEGNGYCVTWTFGHLCTLKEPQDYSPHYKSWDLIFLPIIPQNFGIKLIQNPGVEKQFRTIEKLVEECDEVINCGDAGQEGELIQRWVLQKAKCNKPMKRLWISSLTEDAIKDGFSNLKSADDYKNLYLAGNARAIGDWLLGINATRLFTKKYGGNKAVLSIGRVQTPTLAMLVQRQKEIDAFQTEEYWELKTKYREVVFNAAIDRLKTLDKAEKGLEYLKQHLFEIIAFEIKEGREKNPRLFDLTALQVEANKKYGFSAENTLKYIQSLYEKKHTTYPRVDTTYLSENLYPKIAGILASMKFYAEWTAPLLSQAIPKSKAVFDDSKVTDHHAIIPTEIPPSSNLSKEEKLIYDLIAKRFIAVFYPECKISNTLVEAQVGTIPFKASGKQILELGWREVYAKDKKDDSEKKDKDEEQAIPSFEIGEKGEHEPLIHQGKTSPPKAYTEATLLRAMETAGKQVEDEELREMLKNNGIGRPSTRANIIETLFKRKYIDRKKKNIFATSVGIELIDTIEDELLKSPELTGEWEFKLRKIERGEYEANHFKDELIQMVTNLTRKVIHEKPKVIVHQDAIEVKEKKERAPRKPTVIIWEEENCPKCKANKLMKGKTAIGCSDYKACGFKVPFDVFGKKLNEKQIFDLVKKGKTSKLKGFTSHPNTIQEGSLSFNDNFEIIL from the coding sequence ATGAAATTGTGTATTGCCGAAAAACCAAGTGTTGCCCGAGATATTGCCAAAGTATTGGGCGCAGATATGCCCAAACAAGGCTATTACGAAGGTAATGGTTATTGTGTGACATGGACATTTGGTCACCTTTGCACCCTCAAAGAACCGCAAGATTACAGCCCACATTACAAATCTTGGGATTTAATTTTTCTTCCCATTATTCCACAGAATTTTGGAATTAAACTAATCCAAAATCCAGGCGTAGAAAAACAATTCCGAACCATAGAAAAATTAGTTGAAGAATGCGACGAAGTCATCAACTGCGGGGATGCTGGACAAGAAGGAGAGTTGATACAACGTTGGGTTTTGCAAAAAGCAAAATGTAACAAACCGATGAAGCGCCTTTGGATTTCGTCTTTGACAGAAGATGCTATTAAAGATGGTTTCTCGAATTTGAAATCTGCAGACGATTACAAAAATCTATATTTAGCAGGAAATGCACGCGCCATTGGCGATTGGCTTTTAGGCATAAATGCTACCCGACTTTTCACAAAAAAATATGGCGGAAACAAAGCAGTTTTGTCCATAGGTCGCGTCCAGACGCCAACTTTAGCGATGTTGGTACAGCGTCAAAAAGAGATTGATGCTTTCCAAACAGAAGAATATTGGGAGCTGAAAACGAAATATAGAGAAGTCGTTTTTAATGCCGCTATCGATCGTTTAAAAACTTTGGACAAAGCCGAAAAAGGTTTAGAATATCTCAAACAACATTTGTTTGAAATCATAGCTTTTGAGATTAAAGAAGGACGAGAAAAAAATCCACGTTTATTTGATTTGACGGCGCTTCAGGTTGAGGCTAACAAAAAATATGGCTTTTCTGCTGAGAATACGCTGAAATATATCCAGAGTCTTTACGAGAAAAAACACACGACTTACCCCAGAGTTGATACGACTTATCTTTCGGAAAATTTGTACCCAAAAATTGCTGGGATTTTAGCATCGATGAAGTTTTATGCTGAATGGACTGCGCCTTTATTATCGCAAGCAATTCCGAAATCAAAAGCGGTTTTTGATGATTCTAAAGTGACGGATCACCACGCGATTATTCCGACAGAAATTCCACCGAGTTCCAATCTTAGCAAGGAAGAAAAGCTGATTTATGATTTGATAGCAAAACGTTTTATTGCTGTATTCTATCCAGAATGTAAAATCTCGAACACTTTGGTAGAAGCGCAAGTAGGAACAATCCCTTTCAAAGCTTCGGGAAAACAAATTTTGGAACTTGGCTGGCGCGAAGTTTATGCAAAAGACAAAAAAGACGATTCTGAAAAAAAAGATAAAGACGAAGAACAAGCAATTCCGAGTTTTGAAATAGGAGAGAAAGGTGAGCACGAACCTTTGATCCATCAAGGGAAAACAAGTCCACCCAAAGCTTATACAGAGGCAACTTTGCTACGTGCTATGGAAACTGCGGGTAAGCAAGTCGAAGATGAAGAGCTTCGCGAAATGCTCAAAAATAATGGTATCGGACGACCTTCTACAAGAGCCAATATCATCGAAACTTTGTTTAAAAGAAAATATATTGATCGTAAAAAGAAAAATATTTTTGCAACTTCAGTCGGTATAGAACTCATTGATACCATTGAAGACGAACTCCTCAAAAGCCCTGAATTAACAGGAGAATGGGAGTTTAAACTTCGTAAAATCGAACGTGGCGAATATGAAGCCAATCATTTTAAAGATGAACTGATCCAGATGGTGACCAATCTTACCAGAAAAGTTATTCACGAAAAACCGAAAGTAATTGTTCATCAGGATGCTATTGAAGTTAAAGAGAAGAAAGAACGCGCACCAAGAAAACCGACAGTCATTATTTGGGAAGAAGAAAATTGTCCAAAATGTAAGGCGAATAAGTTGATGAAGGGCAAAACTGCAATTGGCTGTTCGGATTATAAAGCTTGTGGTTTCAAAGTTCCGTTTGACGTTTTTGGAAAAAAATTAAATGAAAAGCAGATTTTTGATTTAGTGAAAAAAGGAAAAACATCGAAACTAAAAGGTTTCACTTCTCACCCAAATACGATACAAGAAGGTAGTTTGAGTTTTAATGATAATTTTGAAATAATTCTATAG
- a CDS encoding YggS family pyridoxal phosphate-dependent enzyme, which translates to MSLAENYQHIKNQLPKHVTLVAVSKNHPIEKIQEIYNLGQRIFGENKVQEMTEKQPNLPDDIQWHLIGHLQTNKVKYIAPFVALIQSVDSEKLLSEIDKQAAKNNRIIKVLLQVKIAEEDTKTGLEVSEAKELFLKYLQDEFPNVEIVGLMGMASFVDDKAQVAREFSFLKRLFDQLSIQKKLEILSMGMSDDFPLAIENGANSVRVGSAIFGQRIY; encoded by the coding sequence ATGAGCTTAGCAGAAAACTATCAACATATCAAAAACCAACTTCCAAAACATGTTACATTAGTAGCGGTTTCCAAAAATCATCCCATTGAAAAAATCCAAGAAATTTATAATCTTGGACAACGAATTTTTGGTGAAAACAAAGTACAGGAGATGACGGAAAAACAACCCAATCTTCCCGATGATATCCAGTGGCACCTTATCGGACATTTGCAAACGAATAAGGTTAAATATATCGCACCTTTTGTAGCTTTAATACAAAGTGTTGATAGCGAAAAACTCTTATCCGAAATAGATAAACAAGCAGCCAAAAACAACCGAATTATAAAAGTTCTTCTACAAGTTAAAATCGCTGAAGAAGACACCAAAACAGGTCTCGAAGTTTCAGAAGCTAAAGAATTATTTTTAAAATATTTGCAAGACGAATTCCCAAATGTAGAAATAGTTGGATTAATGGGTATGGCAAGTTTCGTAGATGACAAAGCACAAGTTGCCCGCGAGTTTTCTTTTCTAAAAAGACTTTTTGACCAACTATCTATTCAAAAAAAGCTAGAGATTTTATCCATGGGAATGAGCGACGATTTCCCTTTAGCCATTGAGAATGGTGCCAATTCTGTACGTGTCGGCTCAGCCATTTTTGGACAAAGAATTTATTAA
- a CDS encoding DEAD/DEAH box helicase — translation MQIDTILAKLQIESLNTMQHAAYKTSDKHQDLVLLSPTGSGKTLAFLFPILRNLKKDKKGVQALIMAPSRELALQIEQVFKSMGTGFKVNSCYGGHAVKIEENNFIEPPAVLVGTPGRIAFHIRNQNFNPKTIETLVLDEFDKSLEFGFTEDMSFIIGKMNGLKHRLLTSATDLKEIPDFTGLEEAKYIDFLREKQVKSNLTLKKVMSEPEEKLETLIALIGKIGAKNTLIFCNHRDAVNRISELLKQNKVTHESFHGGMEQDERERALLKFRNGSIRILITTDLAARGLDIPEVEAIIHYQLPPKEDAFIHRNGRTARMNASGIAYLIMTTEEQYPFIKPNVEEVKLSTDYKLPQTAAFKTLYISAGKKDKINKVDIVGYLIKTGGLEKDDVGLIEVKDTSAYVAVKETKVKNLLANLVNRKLKGKKVKIEIAL, via the coding sequence ATGCAAATCGATACTATTTTAGCTAAACTACAGATTGAGTCGCTCAATACCATGCAACATGCAGCTTACAAAACCAGCGACAAACATCAAGATTTAGTCTTACTTTCTCCCACAGGTTCTGGAAAAACCTTAGCCTTTTTGTTCCCGATTTTACGAAATCTAAAAAAAGACAAAAAAGGCGTACAAGCACTTATCATGGCGCCTTCCAGAGAATTGGCTCTGCAAATTGAACAGGTTTTCAAAAGTATGGGAACCGGTTTTAAAGTCAATTCTTGTTATGGCGGACACGCTGTCAAGATTGAAGAGAACAATTTTATCGAGCCGCCAGCAGTTTTGGTTGGGACGCCTGGACGAATTGCATTTCATATTCGGAATCAAAATTTTAATCCAAAAACTATAGAAACTTTGGTATTGGATGAGTTTGATAAATCTCTGGAATTTGGATTTACAGAAGACATGTCTTTTATCATAGGAAAAATGAATGGTCTGAAACATCGTTTGCTAACATCCGCAACCGACCTTAAGGAAATCCCTGATTTTACTGGACTTGAAGAAGCTAAGTACATTGACTTCTTACGCGAAAAGCAAGTTAAATCTAATCTCACTTTGAAAAAAGTAATGAGTGAACCAGAGGAAAAACTGGAAACTTTAATTGCGCTTATCGGAAAAATTGGCGCAAAAAACACCTTGATATTCTGCAACCATCGCGATGCGGTTAACCGAATAAGTGAACTTTTAAAACAAAACAAAGTCACCCACGAATCTTTTCATGGCGGGATGGAACAAGACGAACGCGAGCGCGCTTTGCTAAAGTTCCGAAACGGAAGTATCCGTATTTTGATAACGACAGATTTGGCAGCGCGCGGCCTCGACATTCCAGAAGTTGAAGCGATTATCCACTATCAGCTTCCTCCAAAAGAAGATGCTTTTATCCACAGAAATGGTCGTACAGCGCGTATGAATGCCTCAGGAATTGCCTATCTCATCATGACCACAGAAGAACAATATCCTTTTATAAAACCAAATGTTGAAGAAGTCAAACTAAGCACAGATTACAAACTTCCACAGACCGCAGCTTTCAAAACCTTGTACATCAGCGCAGGAAAAAAAGACAAAATCAACAAAGTCGATATCGTTGGATACCTTATCAAAACTGGTGGTTTGGAAAAAGATGATGTCGGTCTTATCGAAGTCAAGGATACCAGCGCTTACGTTGCGGTTAAAGAAACTAAAGTCAAAAACTTACTTGCCAATCTTGTTAATAGAAAGCTAAAAGGTAAAAAAGTAAAAATTGAAATCGCATTATAA
- a CDS encoding amino acid permease: METQQQTTESKTELKRGLKNRHIQLIALGGAIGTGLFLGIGPAAVLAGPSVILGYAVAGLIAFFIMRQLGEMVVQEPVSGSFSHFAYKYWGSFAGFASGWNYWLLYILVSMAELTAIGVYVQFWWPEIPLWVSSLFFFFVINALNLASVKVYGEAEFWFSIVKVVAIIAMIIFGSYLLLSGTGGEDAKVSNLWNNGGFFPKGWIDSDGQGGFVGLLAAMALIMFSFGGLELVGITAAEAENPEKNIPKATNQVIYRILIFYVGALIILFSLSPWEKITAGSSPFVMVFERLNGFQLDVFGTTIYFTKLIANVLNIIVLTAALSVYNSSVYSNSRMLFGLAEQGNAPKFLTRLNKSHVPVMAILVSAAFAAICIVINKLIPEEALEILMSLVVSCLVINWIMISYTHLKFKQAQKGEKTKFPSFAYPLTNYICLVFLFGVLVIMWFTGLKISVELIPIWLIFLYLCYLGVKRYKRGN, from the coding sequence TTGGAGACACAACAACAAACTACAGAATCTAAAACCGAATTAAAACGCGGGCTTAAAAATCGTCATATTCAATTGATTGCTTTGGGAGGCGCGATTGGTACAGGATTATTTCTTGGTATTGGCCCGGCCGCGGTTTTAGCAGGTCCATCTGTAATTTTGGGATATGCCGTTGCAGGACTTATCGCATTTTTTATTATGCGACAATTAGGAGAAATGGTTGTTCAGGAACCTGTATCTGGGAGTTTTAGTCATTTCGCGTACAAGTATTGGGGAAGTTTTGCCGGTTTTGCTTCTGGCTGGAATTATTGGTTGTTGTACATTCTCGTAAGTATGGCAGAGTTGACCGCTATTGGAGTATATGTACAGTTTTGGTGGCCCGAGATTCCGTTGTGGGTATCAAGTTTGTTTTTCTTTTTTGTTATTAATGCCCTTAACTTAGCTTCTGTAAAAGTGTATGGTGAAGCAGAATTTTGGTTCTCTATTGTTAAAGTTGTTGCGATTATAGCGATGATTATTTTTGGAAGTTATTTGTTGTTAAGTGGAACAGGAGGCGAGGATGCCAAAGTCTCAAACCTTTGGAACAACGGTGGATTTTTCCCAAAAGGTTGGATAGATTCTGACGGGCAAGGTGGATTTGTGGGACTTTTGGCGGCTATGGCATTGATTATGTTTTCGTTTGGCGGTTTGGAGCTTGTCGGCATTACTGCTGCAGAAGCCGAAAATCCTGAGAAAAATATTCCTAAAGCGACCAATCAAGTTATCTATAGAATTTTGATTTTCTATGTTGGTGCGTTAATTATTTTGTTTTCGTTGTCACCTTGGGAAAAAATTACGGCCGGAAGTAGTCCTTTCGTTATGGTTTTTGAACGACTAAATGGTTTCCAATTAGATGTGTTTGGGACGACCATTTATTTTACAAAACTCATTGCTAATGTTCTTAATATTATTGTTTTAACAGCGGCGCTATCTGTTTATAATAGTAGTGTTTACAGTAATAGTCGCATGTTATTCGGGCTTGCAGAACAAGGAAATGCCCCGAAGTTTTTAACCAGATTAAACAAAAGTCATGTTCCTGTGATGGCGATTTTGGTATCGGCCGCTTTTGCTGCAATCTGTATCGTTATTAATAAATTAATTCCAGAAGAAGCATTAGAGATATTGATGTCTTTGGTCGTTTCTTGTTTGGTGATTAACTGGATTATGATTAGCTACACACATCTTAAATTCAAGCAAGCGCAGAAAGGTGAAAAAACAAAGTTTCCAAGTTTTGCATATCCTTTGACCAATTATATTTGTTTGGTTTTCTTATTCGGGGTTCTGGTAATTATGTGGTTTACAGGACTTAAAATTTCAGTGGAATTAATTCCGATTTGGCTCATATTTTTATACTTATGTTATTTGGGAGTGAAGCGTTATAAAAGAGGAAATTAA
- the cobC gene encoding alpha-ribazole phosphatase: MSIYIVRHTEVDIPKGTCYGQLDVPLKKNFEKEFAKLKRLLPKKIDLVYSSPSQRCTAFAKFLDPKYKTDKALLELNFGDWEGQLWQEIPENELKIWSENFVTERPTHGENLLELFERTGHFFNTLRLLDDQDIVVVAHAGVIRCMIANMLQIPLENIFKIQVGFGKVYKFDLKDDSQMDQWFI; this comes from the coding sequence ATGTCAATATATATAGTACGTCACACCGAAGTGGATATTCCGAAAGGGACTTGTTATGGGCAATTGGACGTGCCTCTGAAGAAAAATTTTGAAAAGGAATTTGCGAAACTAAAACGACTGCTTCCCAAAAAAATTGATCTTGTTTACAGTAGTCCTAGCCAACGTTGTACAGCTTTTGCTAAATTTCTTGATCCTAAATATAAAACCGATAAAGCTTTACTCGAACTTAATTTTGGAGATTGGGAAGGTCAACTGTGGCAAGAGATTCCAGAAAACGAACTAAAAATATGGAGTGAAAATTTCGTAACCGAACGCCCTACTCATGGCGAAAACCTTCTGGAATTGTTTGAACGTACTGGCCATTTTTTTAACACATTAAGATTGTTAGACGATCAAGATATTGTGGTTGTCGCGCATGCTGGCGTCATCCGTTGTATGATTGCAAATATGTTACAAATTCCTTTGGAAAATATTTTTAAAATTCAGGTTGGTTTTGGAAAAGTCTATAAGTTTGATCTTAAAGATGACTCGCAAATGGACCAATGGTTTATTTAA
- a CDS encoding ecotin family protein, giving the protein MKKLMAVSLFTGAILISGTFSAQNTMKVDITPFPKAEKGMKQVVIEVPHSENDINKKLEIFVGKTMQTDGCNKIWLSGEFSTSELKGWGYNYLTFKTDGATPSTMMACPNAKPKNEFVKSKGYFTDYNGRMPIVLYIPDGYEAKFRIYKAERELYKAQEIMTKSK; this is encoded by the coding sequence ATGAAAAAATTAATGGCGGTGAGCCTTTTTACTGGTGCAATTTTAATAAGCGGAACTTTTTCTGCACAAAATACAATGAAAGTAGATATTACACCTTTTCCAAAAGCTGAAAAAGGGATGAAGCAAGTGGTGATAGAAGTGCCACATTCTGAAAATGATATCAATAAAAAACTTGAAATTTTTGTTGGTAAAACCATGCAGACAGATGGTTGTAACAAAATTTGGTTATCTGGAGAATTCTCAACTTCGGAGCTGAAAGGTTGGGGGTATAATTATTTAACCTTCAAAACAGATGGTGCAACGCCTTCAACGATGATGGCTTGTCCTAATGCAAAACCAAAAAATGAATTTGTTAAATCTAAAGGTTACTTTACAGATTATAACGGAAGAATGCCGATTGTACTTTATATTCCAGATGGTTACGAAGCCAAATTCAGAATTTACAAAGCAGAACGCGAGCTTTACAAAGCACAAGAAATCATGACAAAATCTAAATAA
- a CDS encoding DUF2461 domain-containing protein has translation MEHYILESTLDFLKELQRNNKRDWFNENKALYIEAQQNFIKVVDDIIHGIANFDESVERLEAKSCVFRIYKDTRFSKDKIPYKTNMGASLREKGSKTLSHSGYYIHLEPGKSFLAGGVYMTETANLKLIRQKISTESQSFLNIINNKNFKEKLEMRGEKLVRIPQGFDKEDPMEDYLKFKQFTVFHELSDKEILDPHVVKNAVDVFKIIHPFNQFLADAINND, from the coding sequence ATGGAACATTATATTCTGGAATCTACTTTAGACTTTCTAAAAGAATTGCAACGCAATAACAAGCGCGATTGGTTCAACGAAAACAAAGCTTTATATATCGAAGCGCAACAGAACTTCATAAAAGTTGTTGACGACATCATCCACGGAATTGCGAATTTTGATGAAAGTGTCGAACGACTGGAAGCAAAATCTTGTGTTTTCAGAATTTATAAAGACACACGATTTTCAAAAGATAAAATACCTTACAAAACCAATATGGGCGCTTCTTTGCGAGAAAAAGGCAGCAAAACCTTGAGCCATTCTGGTTATTACATTCATCTAGAACCTGGCAAATCTTTTTTGGCGGGTGGCGTTTATATGACCGAAACTGCCAATCTGAAACTTATTCGACAAAAAATAAGTACTGAATCTCAAAGCTTTTTAAACATTATTAATAACAAAAATTTTAAGGAAAAACTAGAAATGCGCGGTGAAAAATTAGTGAGGATTCCACAAGGATTTGACAAAGAAGATCCTATGGAAGATTATCTAAAATTCAAGCAATTCACTGTTTTTCATGAATTATCGGATAAAGAAATTTTGGATCCTCATGTTGTTAAAAACGCTGTAGATGTTTTTAAAATCATACATCCGTTCAATCAATTTTTGGCTGATGCAATTAATAATGACTAA
- the cobT gene encoding nicotinate-nucleotide--dimethylbenzimidazole phosphoribosyltransferase, with amino-acid sequence MLEQLQQKIDLKTKPLGALGQLEQLAFKIGASQNTLTPELKNPHLIVFAGDHGIAQEAVSAYPPEVTYQMVFNFLNDGAAINVFCKQNNINLKIVDAGVNGNFEAHDNLLHRKIAKGTKNFLKHKAMSEDELKACFDYSQQMIDEIAKSDCNIIGFGEMGIGNTSSASMIINALTDIPLENCVGRGTGLDEQAVLKKIEILQNAKNFHAEIKDPQQVLQTFGGYEVAQMTGAMLSAFENKMLLMIDGFIASAAFLVAYKMNPDILNNAIFCHRSQEAGHRLLLEYFGEKALLDLDLRLGEGTGCALAYPLILASVNFLNDMASFESAGVSNK; translated from the coding sequence ATGCTCGAACAACTTCAACAAAAAATAGATTTAAAAACAAAACCACTAGGCGCTTTAGGACAATTAGAACAGCTAGCCTTCAAAATTGGCGCTTCTCAAAACACTTTAACTCCAGAGCTTAAAAATCCACATCTTATCGTGTTTGCTGGTGACCACGGCATTGCGCAGGAAGCTGTCAGCGCATATCCTCCAGAAGTAACCTATCAAATGGTTTTTAATTTTCTAAACGATGGCGCAGCAATCAATGTTTTTTGTAAACAAAATAATATTAATCTAAAAATTGTTGATGCTGGTGTTAATGGCAATTTTGAAGCCCATGACAATTTGCTTCATCGCAAAATCGCGAAAGGAACCAAAAACTTTTTAAAGCACAAAGCCATGTCAGAAGACGAGCTAAAAGCTTGTTTCGACTATTCTCAACAAATGATAGACGAGATTGCAAAATCCGATTGTAACATTATTGGTTTCGGAGAAATGGGCATCGGCAATACCTCGTCGGCATCTATGATTATCAATGCTCTGACAGATATCCCTTTAGAAAATTGCGTAGGACGCGGCACTGGTCTTGATGAACAAGCTGTTCTTAAAAAAATTGAAATTCTCCAAAATGCAAAAAATTTCCATGCTGAAATTAAAGATCCACAACAGGTTTTACAAACTTTCGGAGGTTACGAAGTTGCCCAAATGACTGGTGCAATGTTATCGGCTTTTGAAAACAAAATGCTACTAATGATTGACGGTTTTATCGCAAGCGCCGCATTTTTGGTAGCTTACAAAATGAATCCTGACATATTAAATAATGCCATATTCTGTCATCGTAGTCAAGAAGCTGGGCATCGTTTATTATTAGAATATTTCGGAGAAAAAGCTTTGCTGGATTTAGATTTAAGATTAGGGGAAGGCACAGGCTGCGCGCTCGCCTATCCTTTGATTTTGGCTTCGGTTAATTTTTTAAACGACATGGCAAGTTTCGAAAGTGCAGGCGTTAGCAACAAATAA
- a CDS encoding adenosylcobinamide-GDP ribazoletransferase: MKREFHIFLTALMFFTRIPIPSFKNYDEKLLNQCTRYFSLVGILVGAISFLAFALSSFLFPTEIAVIWSLVAGVLVTGAFHEDGFADVFDGFGGGWTKTKILDIMKDSRLGTYGTVALIFLFGLKVYTLTTFINFAKGDWLFIFAGFICYHALARTAGITLSFLIPYSREDATSKSKPLAKSFTWKEVFGAYIFGCFSLIFLVTFSLHFLATIPVLMLLIIYSKYYFNKWIDGFTGDCLGAVEQFAEIFILLTIIAVCQYI, translated from the coding sequence ATGAAAAGAGAATTCCATATTTTTTTAACGGCATTAATGTTTTTTACCAGAATCCCGATTCCGAGTTTCAAAAACTATGACGAAAAACTTCTTAACCAATGCACACGCTATTTTTCTTTGGTAGGAATTTTAGTGGGCGCGATTTCATTTCTGGCTTTTGCATTATCAAGCTTTCTGTTCCCTACAGAGATTGCAGTGATATGGTCTTTGGTGGCAGGTGTTCTGGTAACAGGCGCTTTTCACGAAGATGGTTTTGCAGATGTCTTCGATGGTTTTGGTGGCGGTTGGACCAAAACAAAAATCCTTGACATTATGAAAGACAGCCGACTAGGAACTTACGGAACTGTGGCTTTGATTTTTCTGTTTGGTCTAAAAGTTTATACATTGACCACTTTTATCAATTTTGCAAAAGGCGATTGGCTTTTCATTTTTGCTGGTTTTATTTGTTATCATGCTTTGGCAAGAACTGCGGGCATTACGCTAAGTTTTTTGATACCTTATTCTCGCGAAGATGCAACGAGTAAGAGCAAACCATTGGCAAAATCTTTCACTTGGAAAGAGGTTTTTGGCGCTTACATTTTTGGTTGTTTTAGCTTGATATTTTTAGTAACTTTCTCCCTGCATTTTTTAGCGACAATCCCTGTTTTAATGCTATTAATAATCTATTCAAAATATTATTTTAATAAATGGATAGATGGCTTCACAGGAGATTGCCTCGGCGCTGTAGAACAGTTTGCAGAGATTTTTATTTTATTAACGATAATTGCAGTATGTCAATATATATAG